The window GGTCACCCAGCCGGATGTTCTTGTCGACTTCGAAGGTGACCAGTACCCGCGGGCCGTCAAGGTCGATGCTGCGCACCTTGCCGGCCTTGAAGCCCGACACCTGCACGGGTGCCCCGGACAACAGGCCGCCGGCCTCGGCGAAGTAGGCCGAGTACTCCCGGCTCGAGTTGATGAACGGCAGCTTCCCGTAGTTGAGCGCGCCGAGGACCACGCCCAAAGTGATTGCGGCCCCGAGCAGTCCCATAACGATCTGATTGCGGTCGGCGAAGGTCGTCATCGCGGAGTGCACCTCCCGGTGTCCTGCCCGGCGACCTTGACGTAGACCGGTTGGCCCCCTTTGCCGTTCAGCTTCAGGATCAGGTCGCACAGGTAGAAGCTGAAGAAGTCTCCGTAGAGGCCCTGGCGGTTGAGCATCCGGTAGCTGTCGGGCAGTGTGTCGAGGAAGCGATCAAAGTAGGCCCGGTCGGACAGCACAGAATCAGCGGTGCGGTCCGCCTCGTGGACCACCTTCACCAGAGGTGCCCGGCCGCGGACGAGTAGGTCGCCGATCTGTGCTGCTGCCTCGTTGGCGAACACGACGCCGTTGCGCAGGTCCTGCTTTCGGTCGGCGACGGTGGCCAGTGCGGTGGACAGCGAGTCGATGGCTCCGGCGAACTGTGAGCTCTGATCGCCCAGAGATCCCACCGCGGTCTTGAGGTTGGTGATGACCTGCCCGATCAGCTGGTCGCGGTCGGCGAGGGTGTTGGTCACGGCTGCGGTCTGGGCCAGAAACGCTGCGATGGTGGGGCTCTCGCCTTGCAGTGCGGTGACGAGCTGCTCGGACAGTGCGTTGACCTGCTGGGGATCCAGCGCGTGGAACAGCGGCCGGAATCCGCCGAGCAGCGCGTCGAGGTCCAGCGCGGGAGCGGTGCGGGACAACGGGATGGTGGCACCGGGGCGGAGCTGCCGGGTTGCGCCCACCCCTTCCTCCAGCGCGAGGTAGCGCTCACCGATGAGGTTGCGGTAACGGACGACCGCTCGGCTGCCCTCGGTCAGCACCACCGAGCCGTCGGTGCCGAACTCGACCAGAGCGACCCCGTCGTCGCGGATCCTGATGTTCTTGACCTTGCCCACCTCAACTCCGGCGATGCGGACGAAGTTGCCGTCCTCCAGACCTGAGACGGTGTGAAACTCGGCGGTGTAGGTGTTTTCGGTCTCGAACCGCAATTGGGCGAAGATCGCCAGCATCGCCACCAGACCCAGCGCACACACGACCAGGAACACGGCGGCGCGCACGATCGCGCCCGGCAGGTTTTCTTTCATGGGCGCCACATCATGGTGACGGCGTCGCCGCATCGGGCAGCGGTGGGGTCGGGGTCGGTTGCAGCTGGGCGGGTGCGGGTACCACGAAGGGTTCCGAGCCGGGCGGTGGCGGTCCGGGCTCACGGGGGCGCCCGGTGGGGAGCCGGCGGCAAGCCCGGCCATAGCGGAGTTCCATCCGGGGCGTAGAGCTGCGCGCCGTAGGGCGGCGCGCCTGGGTAGGGAATCGGCCCCGGTGCCGGGCCACCTGGGTTGCGGACGCTGGGCGGTTCGGGGATCGCCCGGGTGACCGGAAGGTAGTCGGCGTAGCCGGGGAACCCGATGCCGGGATTCGGCCGGATGTCGAGGCCCGTTCCCCAGCCGGTGTTGGTGATCAGCTGGCGCACAGGCCAATTGGCGGCGACATCGGGCAGCGAGCCGCAGCCCGGTGCGCCGCCGGGACCGCCCTTGGCCCCGATGACCGGCAGGTTCTGCGGGTAGCGATAGGGGTCTGGCCCGAACAGCAGCGTGCTGTCGAGAATTATCGACTTGTGGTTGGCGCCTCCGGTGGCGTCGAGGTAGCCGGTGTCCAGCGCTGTCTTGGCGCCGACCAGTGTGCAGGTGAAGGTGGGGTTGTACTTGAAGAGCAGCCGCGAGGTGGACTCGAAGAGTGTGACGGCCCGGGTCAGATCGGGCTGGCTCGATCCGATCAGATCGATGCCGCCGTGGGCAAGCCCGACCACGCCGGTGAGTAACGAATCGAGCGTGGCCGCGTTGTCAGTGATGGTCGCGCTGGTGGTTCCGGCCCCGTCGAGGGCTTTCAGGATGTCCGGGGCGGCGGCCCTGTAGGTGTCGGTGATCCGCCTCACCGCATGCTGGTCGGCCTCGATGGTTCCGGCGCGGGCGTTGATCTGCTTGAGCACCTCGTTGGTGTCGGTGATGGTCTGCCCGATGGTCTCGCCGTGTCCCCGCAGGCCCTGCGCCAGAGCGGACAGCGTGGCCTGAAGTTTCGCCGGGTCGACCTGTTTGAGGATGTCGGCGACGTTGCGGAACATGGTGTTGATCTCGGTGCTGACGTTGTCGGAGGTGATCACCGATCCGGCGGTGAGCCGTTGCGGGCTGGGGTCACTCGGATAGACGAGCTCGACGAACTTGGCGCTGAACAGCGTGCCGGCGCGGATACGCGCCCCGACATTCGCCGGAATGAATCGCATTTGGTCCGGCTCGATTTCGAGCCGGAGGTCCACCTGGTTCTGGTTGGCTGAGACCCGTCCGACGCGGCCGATCTGCACGCCGCGCAGCTTGACCTTTGCACCGCGATCCATCACCAGCCCCGCCCGGTCAGCCGTCAGCGTCACCGGCACGTAGGAGCGCAGCGAGCCGGAGAACAGCGTCGTGGTCGCCACGATGGTGCCGATGACGGCGGCCAGGAAGATCAGTGTCCACCAAGCCGGGTGGAGTCCTTCCGAGCGCGGATCTGACATGTCGCTACCCGGAGAGGTGGAAGTTGCCGGACTGGCCGTAGATGGACATCGCGACCACCAAGAGCAGCAACACCAGGACGACCAACGATGCGCGCACCGAACGTCCCACCGCCACACCGACGCCGGACGGACCGCCCGTGGCGGTGTAGCCGTAATAGGTGTGTATCAG is drawn from Candidatus Mycolicibacterium alkanivorans and contains these coding sequences:
- a CDS encoding MCE family protein, yielding MKENLPGAIVRAAVFLVVCALGLVAMLAIFAQLRFETENTYTAEFHTVSGLEDGNFVRIAGVEVGKVKNIRIRDDGVALVEFGTDGSVVLTEGSRAVVRYRNLIGERYLALEEGVGATRQLRPGATIPLSRTAPALDLDALLGGFRPLFHALDPQQVNALSEQLVTALQGESPTIAAFLAQTAAVTNTLADRDQLIGQVITNLKTAVGSLGDQSSQFAGAIDSLSTALATVADRKQDLRNGVVFANEAAAQIGDLLVRGRAPLVKVVHEADRTADSVLSDRAYFDRFLDTLPDSYRMLNRQGLYGDFFSFYLCDLILKLNGKGGQPVYVKVAGQDTGRCTPR